A genomic window from Synechococcus sp. WH 8016 includes:
- a CDS encoding cation:proton antiporter — protein MAASLSHLMHHPLGIFAQLVGISVLIPPLTRRLRLPDLVGLLAAGVLVGPHVLHWIDAKSETITLLSDIGAIYLLFTVGLEIDLEEFNRVKSRSVTFGALIFVLGVGTGFGIGQIFGFPLVPSLLLGALMATHTPLGYPIVRSYGAQRDESVIVSVGSTIFTDIAALLLLAVALGLGKGNLTPSSFTALLISIGVFAFVVVWGIRMLGRHLWMRSVIDENRVFLAVLLTLFVASLGAELAGVEKIVGAFLAGLAVNSVLPEGKVKEQVIFVGGALFIPIFFIHLGLLLDLGSLADSISNIEFTALMLTGALGCKALASVIAGRWFRYSRNQMLLMWSLAMPKVAATLATAFIGYQAGLLDNTVLNSVLAVMVVTATLGPTLTTRSVVALMEPNEHSGFGTPGLNPDQDVPGEVVRRPLKVLVPVANPETELSLLKLAARLSQGEGDHNGQLLPLALVSPSLEEARGGLNRALSAARSRLSQAASNGEGLKATTRCLLRVDDDIAAGMSRSALEEGADLLLIGAGRPDPLRKWLLGDLVDGVCRTAHCPVVVANLGRRDLKELNQILVPIKDLSASAREQFELALRLLSTAPDPTSTTISLLHIHDPRFNRHERSWMEEQLLSWCPRNISSQQIQIKLLQGPGIDSKIHWFSQNQDLVILRSQRRRVAGLPIPASDRTSNLVHQLGCPALMISDPLH, from the coding sequence ATGGCTGCTTCGCTGTCCCACCTGATGCATCACCCACTGGGCATTTTTGCTCAGCTTGTTGGGATCAGCGTCTTGATTCCGCCCTTAACCAGACGGCTAAGGCTTCCCGATCTGGTCGGACTGTTAGCCGCTGGCGTCCTGGTTGGTCCCCACGTCTTGCATTGGATCGATGCCAAAAGCGAAACGATCACGCTTCTTTCTGATATCGGAGCGATCTATTTGCTGTTCACGGTTGGACTGGAAATCGACCTGGAAGAGTTCAACAGGGTGAAAAGTCGCTCCGTGACCTTCGGAGCCCTGATTTTTGTTCTGGGGGTTGGAACGGGGTTCGGCATCGGCCAGATCTTTGGCTTCCCCTTAGTGCCCAGCCTGCTCTTGGGGGCCCTGATGGCCACACACACTCCGCTGGGATATCCAATCGTGAGGAGTTACGGAGCCCAGCGTGACGAATCCGTGATTGTGAGCGTTGGAAGCACGATCTTCACCGACATTGCAGCGCTATTACTGCTCGCTGTAGCCCTAGGGCTGGGCAAGGGAAACCTCACACCGAGCAGCTTTACGGCGCTGCTGATCAGCATCGGTGTGTTTGCTTTCGTCGTCGTCTGGGGCATTCGCATGCTTGGGCGCCATCTATGGATGCGCAGCGTCATCGATGAAAACCGGGTGTTTCTGGCGGTGTTACTCACCTTGTTTGTGGCTTCCCTTGGCGCTGAACTCGCAGGGGTTGAAAAAATTGTGGGCGCCTTTCTGGCTGGGCTCGCCGTGAATTCCGTCCTTCCAGAAGGCAAGGTCAAAGAGCAGGTGATCTTTGTAGGGGGAGCCTTATTCATCCCCATCTTCTTCATTCATTTAGGACTGCTGCTCGATCTCGGCAGCCTCGCCGACAGCATCAGCAACATTGAATTCACAGCCCTCATGCTCACTGGCGCTTTGGGATGCAAAGCCCTGGCGTCCGTGATTGCCGGGCGCTGGTTCCGCTACAGCCGCAATCAAATGCTGCTGATGTGGTCGCTCGCCATGCCGAAGGTGGCCGCCACGCTTGCAACGGCATTCATTGGTTATCAAGCCGGCTTGCTCGACAACACAGTTCTCAACAGCGTTCTGGCCGTCATGGTGGTTACGGCGACGCTCGGTCCAACCCTCACCACTCGATCCGTCGTGGCCCTGATGGAACCGAATGAACACTCCGGCTTTGGAACACCAGGACTCAATCCAGATCAGGACGTACCTGGAGAGGTGGTGCGCCGCCCGCTGAAAGTATTGGTGCCAGTGGCCAACCCAGAGACAGAGTTGAGTCTGCTGAAGTTGGCGGCTCGACTCTCCCAGGGAGAGGGTGATCACAATGGGCAGCTTCTTCCGCTCGCACTGGTGAGCCCAAGCCTTGAGGAAGCTCGCGGTGGCTTAAATCGGGCCCTGTCCGCCGCAAGGAGCAGGCTCAGTCAGGCAGCCAGCAACGGAGAGGGCCTTAAGGCAACCACGCGTTGCCTCCTACGCGTGGATGACGACATCGCTGCGGGCATGAGCAGAAGCGCTTTAGAGGAGGGAGCCGATCTGCTTTTAATCGGAGCAGGACGCCCTGACCCACTACGCAAATGGCTCCTGGGCGATCTGGTCGATGGGGTCTGCCGAACGGCTCATTGTCCAGTGGTGGTAGCCAATCTGGGGCGGCGAGACCTCAAGGAACTCAACCAAATTTTGGTTCCAATCAAAGATCTATCGGCCAGTGCGCGCGAACAATTTGAGCTCGCCCTGCGGCTCCTATCCACCGCGCCTGACCCAACATCCACCACCATCAGCCTTCTTCACATCCATGATCCGCGCTTCAATCGCCACGAACGATCCTGGATGGAAGAGCAACTACTGAGCTGGTGTCCGCGTAACATCTCCAGCCAACAGATTCAAATCAAACTGCTGCAAGGACCTGGCATCGATTCAAAAATCCACTGGTTCAGCCAAAACCAAGATCTCGTGATTCTGCGTTCACAACGACGTCGCGTTGCTGGCCTCCCCATTCCGGCCAGTGATCGCACGAGCAACTTGGTGCATCAGTTGGGCTGTCCGGCCCTAATGATTAGCGATCCACTCCACTAA
- a CDS encoding DEAD/DEAH box helicase encodes MTNTPAQGEGSCSVDLSMSEISETTPSEPNDDVFTTVIEKVEEPEAPSGFSEFGFSEALLKTLADKGYKEPSPIQKEAIPELMLGRDLVGQAQTGTGKTAAFALPLLERLQGDSPLPSVLVLAPTRELAMQVAEAFKAYSAGHPHLNVLAIYGGSDFRSQINALRRGVDVVVGTPGRVMDHMRQGTLNTSGLRSLVLDEADEMLRMGFIDDVEWILEQLPEERQVVLFSATMPNEIRRLSKRYLREPAEITIKTKEKEARRIRHRCITMQNSHKLEALNRVLEAVTGEGVIIFARTKAITLTVAESLEAAGHDVAVLNGDVPQNQRERTVERLRKGTVNILVATDVAARGLDVDRIGLVINYDMPFDSEAYVHRIGRTGRAGRSGEAILFITPRERRFVGNLERAVGQAIEPMDIPSNAEINQSRLDRLRTRLSAEATSEDKPEEETALLQELIQRVAQELEVEPGQLTLAAMRLAVGEGPLLVQGDESWLKAPMRNDRRDDRRGDRGGHERGRRPERASRPPEDDMERFRVEVGHRDRVKPGNLVGAIANESGLEGRMIGRIQIFETHSLVDLPKGMPENVFNSLRRLKVMNRELQIRQDS; translated from the coding sequence ATGACCAATACACCAGCTCAGGGCGAAGGGTCCTGTTCAGTGGATCTCAGCATGTCTGAGATTTCCGAGACCACGCCATCCGAACCCAACGATGACGTGTTTACAACGGTGATTGAAAAAGTCGAAGAGCCAGAGGCACCGTCTGGATTCTCAGAATTCGGCTTCAGCGAAGCCCTGCTCAAAACACTTGCTGATAAGGGATATAAAGAGCCCTCGCCGATTCAAAAGGAGGCTATCCCTGAGCTCATGCTCGGACGCGATCTCGTGGGCCAAGCGCAAACCGGCACAGGGAAAACAGCCGCCTTCGCTCTGCCTTTGCTGGAGCGATTGCAAGGCGACAGCCCACTCCCGAGCGTGCTTGTGCTGGCACCGACCCGTGAGCTCGCGATGCAGGTGGCAGAAGCGTTTAAGGCCTATTCCGCTGGGCACCCTCACCTCAACGTGCTGGCGATCTACGGGGGATCCGATTTCCGCTCCCAAATCAACGCGTTAAGGCGTGGTGTTGACGTCGTGGTGGGCACCCCAGGACGGGTCATGGATCACATGCGCCAAGGAACGCTGAATACCAGCGGATTGCGCAGCCTCGTCCTCGATGAGGCCGATGAAATGCTGCGGATGGGTTTCATCGACGACGTCGAATGGATCCTTGAACAATTGCCTGAAGAGCGTCAGGTCGTGCTGTTTTCAGCGACGATGCCGAACGAAATTCGCAGGCTCTCCAAGCGCTATTTGCGTGAACCGGCAGAAATCACGATCAAAACGAAGGAGAAGGAGGCACGCCGAATCCGTCATCGCTGCATCACGATGCAGAACTCTCACAAGCTCGAAGCACTCAACCGTGTGCTCGAGGCGGTGACGGGTGAAGGAGTGATTATTTTTGCGCGCACCAAAGCCATCACCCTCACCGTTGCGGAATCCCTAGAAGCCGCTGGTCACGACGTGGCTGTGCTCAACGGAGATGTGCCCCAAAACCAACGGGAGCGCACCGTGGAACGCCTGCGCAAAGGAACCGTCAACATCCTGGTTGCCACCGATGTGGCAGCGCGCGGACTCGACGTTGATCGCATCGGTCTCGTGATCAACTACGACATGCCTTTTGATAGTGAGGCTTACGTGCACCGCATCGGTCGCACAGGCCGAGCGGGCCGCAGTGGGGAAGCCATCCTGTTCATCACGCCCAGGGAGCGGAGATTCGTTGGCAATCTCGAACGCGCCGTGGGACAGGCCATCGAACCGATGGACATCCCTAGCAATGCCGAAATCAACCAGAGTCGACTCGACCGTCTTCGCACCCGCTTGAGCGCTGAAGCCACCAGCGAAGACAAACCAGAGGAAGAAACCGCTCTGCTTCAAGAACTCATCCAACGCGTGGCCCAAGAGCTCGAGGTGGAACCCGGTCAACTCACCCTGGCCGCCATGAGGTTGGCCGTTGGCGAAGGACCTCTGTTGGTGCAGGGCGATGAAAGCTGGTTGAAAGCTCCAATGCGCAACGACAGGAGAGATGACCGACGCGGAGATCGCGGTGGTCACGAGCGCGGCAGGCGACCCGAGCGGGCATCACGCCCACCCGAAGACGATATGGAGCGGTTCAGGGTTGAAGTCGGCCATCGCGATCGCGTCAAACCCGGCAACCTTGTTGGAGCCATCGCCAATGAGTCAGGACTCGAAGGACGGATGATTGGGCGAATTCAAATCTTTGAGACGCACAGCCTGGTGGACCTTCCCAAAGGGATGCCTGAGAACGTTTTCAATTCACTACGCCGACTGAAAGTGATGAACCGAGAGCTTCAAATCCGCCAGGATTCCTAA
- a CDS encoding phosphomannose isomerase type II C-terminal cupin domain translates to MSGIVSGIESGIESGIERVIRPWGWYEDLGSGPGYKLKRLLIKNGQRLSLQRHQHRSENWTVAQGSGELFCQGQWSNVSAGDTLHIPKGAIHRALGGDGDLLIIEVQHGSILEESDIERLEDDFGRVLT, encoded by the coding sequence ATGAGCGGGATCGTGAGCGGGATCGAAAGCGGAATCGAAAGCGGAATCGAGAGAGTGATCCGCCCTTGGGGCTGGTACGAAGATCTCGGCAGTGGCCCGGGCTACAAGCTGAAGCGTTTGCTGATAAAGAACGGGCAACGCTTGAGCCTGCAACGCCATCAGCATCGCAGCGAGAACTGGACAGTGGCGCAAGGAAGCGGCGAGCTGTTTTGCCAGGGGCAATGGTCGAATGTCTCAGCAGGAGACACCCTGCATATTCCCAAAGGAGCCATCCACCGAGCGCTGGGCGGCGATGGCGACCTGCTGATCATTGAGGTCCAGCATGGCTCGATCCTCGAAGAAAGCGATATCGAACGCCTAGAGGACGATTTCGGCAGAGTGTTAACATAA
- a CDS encoding ABC transporter ATP-binding protein: MADQILPGRTQPALPRLLSHLQPYRRRVWMAVSCSIINKVFDLLPPVLIGLAVDVVVQQDSSWLAALGATTVPSQLIVLALLSFLVWTAESLFEYLYGVLWRNLAQTTQHSLRLEAYDHLQKLEMDFFERDSTGRLLTVLGDDIHQLERFLERGANEILQLVTTVLLVGGAMTLMAPGVALFAFLPIPIILLGSLNFQRRLAPRYREVRQRAGDLASRLSNNLGGMLTIKSFATEAWELEQLRSASDSYRQCNRQAIRISAAFIPLIRFAILFAFLAILLIGGIQAWQGLIAVGTYSFLVFITQRLLWPLTTLGRTLDDYQRSMASTQRVLDLIDTPIQIASGSTHLNPRTIKGDIRYEHVCFSYRDREPLLNNFNLEIRAGETIGIVGATGSGKSSLVKLLLRLYPLTSGRIVLDNHPIASLHLQDLRRCIALVSQDVYLFHGSVAENIAYGTPEASRSSIVWAAEQAEALAFIESLPQGFDTLVGERGQRLSGGQRQRIALARAILKNVPVLILDEATAAVDNETEAAIQRSLMRITANRTTLVIAHRLSTVRHADQIIVMDAGRIVEQGTHDQLLHKPGAYADLWRVQAGLRSDEALTL; the protein is encoded by the coding sequence ATGGCCGATCAAATTCTGCCTGGTCGCACTCAGCCTGCCCTGCCAAGGCTTTTAAGCCATCTCCAGCCCTACAGAAGACGGGTCTGGATGGCAGTGAGCTGCTCCATCATCAACAAAGTCTTCGATCTGCTGCCTCCAGTCCTCATTGGCCTCGCCGTTGATGTTGTTGTTCAGCAAGATTCTTCATGGCTGGCAGCCTTGGGTGCCACAACAGTGCCGAGCCAACTGATTGTGCTGGCGCTGCTCTCCTTCCTGGTCTGGACCGCAGAGTCACTCTTTGAATATCTCTACGGTGTTTTGTGGCGCAATCTTGCACAAACCACCCAACACAGTTTGAGGTTAGAGGCCTACGACCATCTCCAAAAACTTGAGATGGATTTCTTTGAAAGAGATAGCACTGGGCGCCTTCTCACCGTTCTTGGTGATGATATCCATCAGCTGGAACGCTTTCTTGAACGGGGCGCAAACGAAATCCTTCAATTAGTCACCACCGTTCTGCTGGTCGGTGGCGCCATGACACTCATGGCACCGGGAGTAGCACTTTTCGCCTTTCTACCAATCCCAATCATCCTTCTGGGATCACTCAATTTTCAACGTCGCCTCGCGCCGCGATATCGCGAAGTACGCCAACGAGCTGGAGATCTCGCCTCTCGACTTTCTAACAATCTTGGCGGGATGCTCACGATCAAAAGCTTTGCAACTGAAGCATGGGAACTCGAACAACTACGTTCAGCCAGTGATTCCTACCGACAGTGCAATCGTCAGGCGATTCGAATCTCTGCTGCCTTTATCCCCCTGATTCGCTTTGCAATCTTATTTGCCTTTTTAGCAATCCTTCTGATCGGCGGCATCCAAGCTTGGCAAGGACTTATCGCTGTGGGGACCTACAGCTTCTTGGTCTTTATTACCCAGCGACTGCTCTGGCCCCTCACCACATTGGGACGAACCTTGGACGATTATCAACGTTCAATGGCCTCCACACAGCGAGTACTCGATCTCATTGACACTCCGATTCAAATCGCCAGTGGAAGCACTCATCTCAACCCACGGACTATCAAAGGAGACATACGCTATGAACATGTTTGCTTCTCCTATAGAGATCGCGAACCACTACTCAACAACTTCAACCTAGAGATTCGTGCAGGAGAAACCATTGGCATTGTGGGTGCCACAGGTTCAGGGAAAAGTTCACTGGTTAAATTACTCCTGAGGCTTTATCCGCTCACGAGCGGCAGGATTGTTCTTGACAACCATCCGATTGCATCGCTGCATCTGCAAGATCTTCGCCGCTGCATTGCACTCGTGAGTCAAGATGTTTATTTGTTTCACGGAAGCGTCGCAGAAAATATTGCCTACGGAACTCCTGAAGCGTCTAGGTCGTCCATCGTTTGGGCAGCAGAACAAGCCGAAGCCCTAGCTTTTATCGAAAGCCTCCCGCAAGGATTTGACACGCTTGTAGGCGAACGAGGTCAGCGTTTGTCCGGTGGTCAGCGCCAGAGAATCGCCCTAGCTAGAGCCATCTTAAAAAATGTACCCGTGTTGATCCTTGATGAAGCAACAGCCGCTGTTGACAATGAAACAGAGGCGGCAATTCAGCGTTCGCTCATGCGCATTACGGCGAATCGGACCACACTGGTGATTGCGCATCGACTTAGCACCGTGCGACATGCCGATCAGATCATTGTGATGGACGCTGGTCGCATTGTTGAACAGGGCACCCATGATCAACTTCTGCACAAACCAGGCGCTTACGCCGACCTCTGGCGGGTTCAAGCTGGCTTACGCAGTGACGAAGCGCTGACGCTTTAA
- a CDS encoding RNA-binding protein: MTIYIGNLSFQAEQEDLLDLFGQYGEVKSASLPLDRETGRKRGFGFVEMATDEDEQKAIDDLQNVEWMGRMIRVNKATPRERTGGGGGGGGRGGYGGGGGNGGGNGGGGGGYGGGNRW; encoded by the coding sequence ATGACCATCTACATCGGCAATCTGTCTTTCCAGGCAGAACAAGAAGATCTTCTCGATCTATTCGGTCAATACGGAGAGGTTAAGAGCGCAAGTCTTCCTCTCGATCGCGAAACAGGCCGCAAGCGCGGATTTGGCTTCGTTGAAATGGCCACAGACGAAGATGAGCAAAAAGCCATCGACGACCTCCAGAACGTGGAGTGGATGGGTCGCATGATCCGCGTTAACAAAGCAACCCCACGTGAGCGCACTGGCGGCGGCGGTGGTGGCGGCGGCCGCGGCGGTTACGGCGGCGGCGGCGGCAACGGTGGTGGCAATGGCGGCGGTGGCGGCGGCTACGGCGGCGGCAACCGCTGGTGA
- a CDS encoding ATP-dependent RecD-like DNA helicase, whose translation MKSAASEALLSLHRGLLATLQRRLPPEQSSEPLVELLRALTLALGRGDISLALHDGSEVPEGIESDGWPKVHREALLASGWLDGDQSILVLHHNTLSWRRWHGAMQELERELQRRYLQTPSHATPHGSRTSQRSKTSDLSPEQRSAIHAIDRYGVVLLSGGPGTGKTSTVLHMLLRAFENQPNLRARLAAPTGKAARRLQDAIRSHPTTASLPCTTLHRLLEARPGGFGRHRRNPLHLDLLIVDEMSMVDLELGRALLSALPSHCQLVLVGDSAQLPPIGAGAVWQHLQAPDQNERFKEGAITLTKVYRNRGALAQMSALLRDQGLNPFWSQLSTLPKTSNISLFQPKTKQIPEAVHAVLTRHLDHLQARARALELDADGQPHQQHAQDLLGILDTLMVLCPRRRGPWGVEAVHQRMIASSEPQRWPSGLPVLCSENQPELGLANGDLGVMIGEGTHQRALFLSSDPSGESRHALLHPARLRHLEPALALTIHKAQGCEMDKVLLLWPALDDRQSSSLLYTAITRAKQQLLLFADPTALALGRSAGSRHPEDQSKIGDA comes from the coding sequence ATGAAATCTGCAGCGTCGGAGGCTCTCCTTTCCCTTCACCGCGGATTGCTCGCCACGCTTCAACGGCGCTTGCCGCCGGAGCAAAGCAGTGAACCACTTGTGGAGCTCTTGCGTGCCCTCACCCTTGCGCTTGGCCGAGGGGACATTTCCCTTGCACTCCACGATGGATCCGAGGTTCCAGAGGGGATCGAGAGTGATGGCTGGCCCAAGGTTCACCGGGAAGCCTTGCTGGCGAGTGGATGGCTGGACGGTGACCAATCCATCTTGGTCTTGCACCACAACACCCTCTCCTGGCGTCGCTGGCATGGAGCCATGCAAGAGCTCGAACGCGAACTTCAACGCCGCTACCTCCAGACCCCAAGCCATGCCACACCCCACGGCAGCCGTACCAGCCAGCGATCGAAGACCTCCGATCTCAGTCCCGAACAGCGATCGGCGATTCATGCCATCGATCGCTACGGCGTGGTTTTGCTCAGCGGAGGTCCCGGAACCGGTAAAACCAGCACGGTGTTGCACATGCTGCTCCGCGCCTTTGAGAATCAACCAAATCTTCGGGCCCGCCTTGCCGCTCCCACAGGCAAGGCCGCACGCCGCCTCCAGGACGCCATTCGCAGCCACCCAACCACCGCGTCCTTGCCCTGCACCACTCTTCATCGCCTGCTAGAGGCCCGTCCGGGAGGCTTTGGCCGTCACCGACGCAACCCCCTGCATTTGGACCTGCTCATCGTCGACGAAATGTCGATGGTGGACTTGGAGCTAGGCCGTGCCCTGTTGAGTGCACTGCCAAGCCATTGCCAACTGGTCTTGGTGGGAGACAGCGCTCAGTTGCCACCAATTGGTGCTGGAGCGGTCTGGCAGCATCTTCAGGCCCCTGATCAAAACGAGCGATTTAAGGAGGGGGCGATCACCCTCACGAAGGTGTACCGCAACCGAGGTGCCCTCGCGCAGATGAGTGCGTTGCTCCGTGACCAAGGCTTGAACCCGTTCTGGTCGCAACTGAGCACGTTGCCGAAAACCTCCAACATCAGCCTGTTTCAGCCCAAAACAAAGCAGATCCCCGAGGCTGTGCATGCCGTACTCACGCGGCATCTTGACCATCTCCAGGCAAGAGCAAGAGCTTTAGAGCTCGACGCTGATGGGCAACCCCATCAACAACATGCGCAAGACCTTCTCGGCATCCTTGACACCCTCATGGTGCTCTGCCCGCGACGTCGCGGGCCATGGGGTGTGGAGGCCGTCCATCAACGGATGATTGCTAGCTCTGAACCTCAGCGCTGGCCGTCGGGCTTGCCAGTGCTGTGCAGCGAAAATCAGCCAGAACTGGGCCTCGCCAATGGAGATCTCGGGGTGATGATCGGAGAGGGGACGCATCAACGGGCTCTGTTTCTCAGCAGCGACCCCTCGGGCGAGAGCCGGCATGCGCTGTTGCATCCAGCCCGTCTTCGACACCTAGAACCGGCCCTGGCACTCACCATCCACAAAGCTCAGGGCTGCGAAATGGACAAGGTGCTGCTGCTCTGGCCTGCACTCGACGATCGCCAAAGCAGTTCGCTGCTTTACACAGCCATCACCCGCGCCAAACAGCAACTGCTTTTATTTGCAGATCCAACAGCATTGGCCCTAGGCCGCTCAGCAGGATCTCGGCATCCTGAAGATCAAAGCAAGATCGGGGATGCGTAG